The genome window CAGCAGCGCGGCTACCGTTCCATCCGAACTCAGACGCTGAACCGCTGGCGGGCCATGCTGCTGCTGAACCTGCATGCCGGCTTCGATATTGTAGGAACGGTGCAGGGCGAGCGGGGCCTGACGCTCGTGCTGGAGAAAAGTATTCTGCCGGCTGAAAGCCGCGGATTGTAACGGCCGCGGGGTTTTGGAACCCGACCCATAATTTTAAACTAACTAGCAGTAGACAAGCGCACTAGGTTTCGTATTTTAGGGCTGCGATGCTTTAACTTTTCTGGGCCTATGAAACTGCTTGTTACTCTGCTGACCAGCGGCAGCCTATTGCTGTCGGGGTGCCTTATGTCGCGGGAGGCGCGCGTAGAATCCGATTACAGCTACGCCGGCCAGTTCCGGCATTATCGGACCTACGAGTTTATCAGCGGGGATGGAATCAACTCCGACTCCAGCCGGCTGGGCGAAGCCGTCCGCGACGCCATTCGCACGCGCATGAAGATTCAGGGGTACCGCCCCACCCGCCGCCGCCCCGACCTGCTAGTGAACTTCCGCTTATTTGAGGGAGATATGCGCTTTCGGGGTTACAGCCAAGATGACTTCACGAAGTGGGTGCAAAACGGCAACACGGAAGATGAGGACACCCCCAAGGACGCCCGCAAAGGCTACCAGCCCGTGCGGTTACTCCTCTCTGAAGGCACCCTACTAGTTACCCTGATTGATAACCGCACGAACCGGGCCGTGTGGAATGGCTATGCTTCGGGCGTGAGCGTACCGTCTGGCCCGCAGGGTGAAATCGTGCTTCGCCGTTCCGTGCGGTCTATCTTCGACCAATACCACGTATTCACGGCTGGCTACCTACAGGGCAATAATGCGGCTGAGGAAGGCAACTAAACAACCCGCAGGAGGCTGCTCATGCGCGTTTGTTACGGCGCTAAAATAACGCCAACCCTGGTAGCCAGATCGTGTGAACAGTCAGGGCTTATAAAGTATATCAGCACGTCATGCCGAGCCGGAGGCGAAGCATCTCGCATGAAGTCGTCTGCTTGTTATTGCAACGTCAGCCCGCGAGATGCTGCGCCTCCGGCTCGGCATGGCAGAACCCCAGCAAAACTATTAACATACCCCTCGTGCTACTACCCAAGCGGCCGGTTGCGTTCCTGAATCAGCTCAGCGGCAATGCTGATGGCTATTTCTTCGGGCGTACGGCTATGGATGGGCAGGCCGATGGGAGCGTGCACCCGCGCCAGCACGTTCTCGGGTACGCCTTCGGCCCGTAGCGTGGTTAGCAGCTCCTGAATTTTGGCCGCGCTGCCCATTACGCCCACATACCGCACCCGCCGCTGCAAGAGCTGCCGCAGTGCTATCAGGTCGGTGCGGTAGCCAAAGGTCATCAGCACCACGTACTGCGCGGAGCCCTCCGGGATTTCCTGGGCCAGTCTTTCATAGGATATCGTGCGCTTATGATGCGCAAAAGGGTTTTGCAACTGGGTGTTTAGCCCGGGCCGGTCGTCAAGAACGGTCAGCTCAAAATTCAGGGTAGCCAGCACCCTGGACAAGGCCAGCCCTACGTGCCCAGCCCCCACAAGAATGGCGTGGTCGCGGAAGCCGAGGCGCTCGGTGTACTGCCAATCGGGGCCGTTGCTGGTAAAGTGAAAGTCGGCGACGGACGTAGTGGGATGCAGTTCCAGCCCCCGGCCGGCCGAAAGCTGCAGCTGCCCGCCCGCGTGAGTGCGCAGGGCGCGTACTGTACGTTCCAACGTTTCTAGGTCGGCTGCCCGGAGCGGAAAAACGAGCACCCACTGCTCGCCAGAGCAAATAAGCCCGGAGCGGTTCGCGGGAGCTTCTTTCCGATGAATCTGGTGGCGCAGTACAGGTTTCGCCTCAGGAGTAACGAGCAAGGTACGGGCCAGCTCCACGAACTTGTGCTCCATAATACCTCCACCAATAGAGCCAACCAGCATATCGGCCGTTACCGCCATCTTGAACCCCTGCCGGCCGGGGCTGCTGCCTTGGCTGTCAAGCACGCAGAGCAGTGCTACCCCTACCTGCTGCCGCAGGCAGGCGGCCGCGTGCTCCCACACCGGCAAGTCGCGGGGAACGGAGGCGAAGGAAGCAGCAGCAGAAATCATTAGGGTGGAAAAAGTACAGAAAATAGGAGCAACCAAGCAGCGGCCGCTCTAGAGCCAGGCGGCGCTGAGGGCGTAGTACACGGCCATTACCCCGGAAAATACTGCGCTAACTACAAAGCGCCACTCCGCCGATACTCGGTTCTGGATGTAGTAATTTACCACCAGCGAAACCGGAATATTCAGCACAAACGAGCGGGTAGCCAGCGGCACCAGGTCCCAGGTAATCTGCTCCGGCTGGCCCGAAAAAAACCGGAGAAACACGTAGTGGCGGGCAATCCAGAGCGGATTAAAGTAGGCCAACGACAAGGCCGCCCGCATCCATTTGGCGCTTAGGCTGGCGGAGGCGCTGGCGGGAATGCGCTGGTCGAGCCAGCGGAAATAGGCGGGCACTTCCCAGGAATAGAGCAGGCCCCCAACCAGGGCCATGCCCAGCAGGCGGCCCCAGGAAAACTCGTGTAGTAAAAGCGCCGCGGCCGTGTCGCCGGCGGCGTAAATCAGGAATCCACGGAGGTGGTTGCGTAGTTGGGTTGAGCGAGTGAGGTCCAAGCGGCGGGGGTACTAGGGGCGTCGGGGTACAGATTAAGAAGAACTTTTTCGGGCGTCATGGGGGCCGAAAAAGGCAAAGGAGCGTCGGGGCGGAAGGCTCGCACGGCGTCGCGCAGGGCGAAATACGCACCGATGCCGTACATGAGCGGCGGTTCGCCCACGGCTTTGGAGCGCAGCACGGCCCGCGGGTGGCCGGGCGTATCCAGAAAATGCACATCCAGCACTTTAGGCGCCGAATACAGGTCCGGGATTTTGTAGGAGTTCAAAGAGTTGCTTAGCAGACGGCCTTCCTCGTTATACACGAGCTCCTCCAGAGTCATCCAGCCAATGCCTTGCACGGCGCCGCCCTCAATCTGCCCCCGGTCGATGGCTGGGTTGAGGCTCTGGCCGAAATCGTGGGCAATGCGCACGGCCTCTACCTCATAGGTGCCGCGCAAACAGTCAACCCGCACGGTGGTCAGGGCCGTGCCGTATACGTGGTAGGCGAAGGGGTAGCCCTGGTTCGTGTCGGCATTGAAGTGCAGGTCAGGGGTAGCGTAGTGCGCGTTTTCCGACAGGCTGATGCGCTGCCAATACGCCGCCGAAACCAGTTTCTCCCAGGTTGAGTCGGCGGGCCGGCCAGCGGCCAGCACCTGCTCGTTCTCGATGTGTAGGCCTTCGTAATCCAGTTTCAGCTCGGTGGCCGCTAGGCGGAGCAGCCGCTCGCGCAGAGCTAGGCAGGCCAGCTCAGTAGCTTTGCCGTTGAGGTCGGCGGTAGCGGAGGCGGCCGAGGGCGACGTGTTGGCGACTCGGGTAGTATTAGTGCTTTCTACCTTGATGCGGCTCTCGGAGATGCCCAGCGTGCGGGCCGCTACCTGCGCAATTTTGGTGTTCACGCCCTGGCCCATTTCTACCGCCCCGGTGCTCACGCCCACGGAGCCATCGGTGTAAATGTGCACCAACGCCCGGGCCTGATTCATGGCCGTTTTGGTAAAGGAAATGCCAAAGCAAATGGGCATCACAGCCAGGCCCTTCTTCACCAGCTTATGCGCCCGGTTGAACTCTTCCACCTCGCGGCGCAGGGTAGGCAAGTTGTAGAGCGTAGCAGCCGTGTCCCAGGCCTGCTCGGCGTGGCAGCCTTCGGTGGGCTGGCGGTACGGAAACAGGTCGCCCTCGCGCAGCAAATTGCGGCGCTGTATCTCGCTGGCGGCCAGGCCCAGCTGCTCGGCGGCGCAGGCAATGGCCGACTCAATAACGAACATGCCCTGCGGCCCACCGAAGCCCCGAAAGGCCGTGTTGGGCGGCAGGTTGGTGCGGCAGCTGTAGGCCGTAGCCGTCACGTTCGGGATGAAGTAGGTATTGGTGGCGTGGAACAGGGTGCGCTCCAGCACGGCCGGGGAAAGGTCGGCGGCGGCGCCGGCATTCTGGAAGAAAGTCGCCTCATAGGCCACAATCTTCAGGTCGGCATCCAGCCCGATTTTAAAGTCGGAGGAGTAGGGGTGGCGCTTGCCGGTCATGCGCATGTCGGCCATGCGGTCCAGCACCAGCTTCACGGGGCGGCGGACCACGAAAGCGCCCAGGCCAGCCAGAGCGCCCCAGGGCGTGGCCTGGTCTTCCTTGCCGCCGAAGCCGCCCCCGAGACGGGTAACGTCGACCTCCACTTGGTGCATGCCTACCCCCAGCACGCGCGCGGTGTGGCGCTGCACGGCCGTGGGACCCTGGGTAGAGGACACGATGCGCACCCCGCCCATTTCCGTCGGGAAGGCGTAAGCGCCCTGGGTTTCAATGTACAAGTGCTCCTGCCCACCCGATTCGGCCACGCCCTCAAACACGTGCGCGCACCCGGCCCAGGCGGACCCGGAGTCACCGAGGCGAAAGGTACGGGGCGGCACAATCAGCTCGCCCTGGGCGGCGGCGGTGCGCGGGTCAACGGTCACGGGCAGGGGCGCAATGTCTAGCCGGATGTGGGGCAGGGCGGCCTGGGCGGCGTGTTCTGATTCGGCCAGCACCAGGGCCACCGGCTGGCCCCGGAAGTGCACGTGCCCCTCGGCCAGCAGGGGCTCATCGGGCACGATACCACCAATCTGGTTTTCGCCCGGAATGTCCTGGGCCGTGATGATGCGCACCACGCCGGGCTGCTGCAGCGCGGCCGCTACATCAACGCTCAGCAGCTGCCCATGTGCCACCGGCGACTCTACCACCGCCGCGTACAGGGTGCCGTGCTGCACCGGAATATCATCGAGGTACTGAGACTCGCCGCGCACGTGGCGGGCCGGATCGAGGTGGTTCATGGACGGTGAAATAGTGAATGAGTAAGGCAGTGAATAAGTGACTGAGTAAAGTAGATCAACCAGCTGTCATCCCGAGCCTGCGAAGGACCTTGCTACGGCAGCACGATAATCGGTACAACGACATGTTCACGCGCGGTAAGATCCTTGGGCTACCGCCTCAGAATGATTGATCTACCTCACTCAGTCACTCATTCACTATCTCACCAAAGTGGGCGGTGAGCAACTGCCGGAGCAGCAGGCGCTTGTAGTGCTCGGTGCCGCGCACGTCGCTGATGGGGCTGATTTCCTGTTGGGCCAGCGCCAGGGCTTGTTGCACCGTCTCGGCCGATAGAGGTTGGCCCGCCAGCCACTCGCTGGTGCGGCGCAACAGCAGCGGAATGGGCCCCACGCCGCCGGCCGACAGCCGCGCCTCCCGGATAACGCCGTCTTGAATCCGCAGCCAGGCGGCGGTATTTACGCTGGCAATATCCAGGTGAGTGCGCTTCGATACTTTCTCGAAGTTGAATACATCGGTGGGGGTAGGGGCCACAAACCGGATTTCCCGCACCTGCTCGTCGGGGGCTTTGGCCAGCTGCTTGTAGCCCTGGTACAACTCCGCCAGCGGCAAGCCTCGGCGCTGACCCGTGGCATTTTCCAGTTCGATTTCAGCGCCCAAAGCCAGAAACAGAATAGTCAGGTCGCCGATGGGAGAGGCGTTAATGAAGTTGCCCGCCACGGTACCCATCTGCCGAATAGGAGTGCTGCTGACCAGCTTCAGAAAGCGGGGCAGGGCCGGCAGCGCCGCCAGCATCACCTCCGACTCCAGGAGCTGCTGGGCCGTGGTGGCGGCTCCCAGCACTATGGTGCCTGCCTCCGTGCGCCGGATGCCGCGCAGGGCTGGCTGGTTGTACAGCAACTCCACCGGCACGGCGCGCACCTGCTCCGGGCGCTGCACCAGCAAATCGGTGCCGCCGCCTAGCAGTTGGGGCCGGGTTTCGGCTTGGCCAGCGGGCCCGGTTGGCGCTGGGGTAGGCGTTGCGCCGTTGCCGTGCGCGGCTAAGTCGCGCAGAGTGGCAAGTTTGCCGGGCATGTCGGCGAAGTAGGAGGGCACGAAGCCTTGGGCCGCTAGCCAGGGTAGGGAGGTAGCCGCCGGGCGCTGGGTTAGCTGCTCCTGCAAGTGCTGAGCGGCCCGTTCTAAGCTTTTGTAGCCGGTGCAGCGGCAGATGTTACCGTCCATGGCCGCCCGCACCGATTCTGGAGTGCTGGGCTTGGGGCTAAGGGCGTGGCCAGTCAGGGACATGACGAAACCCACGGTGCAAAAACCGCACTGGGAGCCGCCTTCCGCCACAATAGCCTGCTGCACGGGCGTAAGCGCGCCGCGCGCCGCGTTAATGCCCTCCACCGTTACCACGTGCTTGCCATGAGCATTGCCGAGCGGAGTCAGGCAGGAGGTCATCGACTGGTAGCTGATTATATCGGCGCCCGGCGTCAGCTCTCCTACCAGCACCGTGCAGGCCCCACAGTCGCCTTCGCGGCACCCAATTTTAGTACCCGTCAGGTGCTGGTTGTAGCGCACAAAATCCAGCAGGGTACTACCAGCAGGCTGGGTGGTTTGGATGAGCTGGTTGTTGAGATAAAAGTGGAGCATAGAGGCACCGAAAGCTAGAAACGGACAGGAAAGTTACGGTTTTTTGGCCGGTGGTGTAACATTACGGTAACAGGGTGGGCAGTATTCGCGCAGGTAGTTGAAGCTGGTGTTTCGAGCGGCGCGAGCTCAGTTTCGGCCCGCGCCGCCGGCTCTACACCCTGGCTGTGGCCAAAGCGCAGGGAGCGAAGAAGAGCGGCAGAAACCCGTAGCGAGTCAGTGTTCCTCATGCTTGCGTTCTACCTCGGGCTCTTTTGTCTACTTTCGGCTTGGTTTTGGCCCTGAGCCAGCATTCGTCGCGTCTAGCCTTTCTGCCCTATGTATTTTTTCTCCTCCTTCCGCTCCGCCCTGAGCCTGGCCGCCGGGGCCAGCCTGCTGTTTTCCGCCTCCTGCACTGCCCCGCGCGCCATCGTGAGTACGGGTAAGGTAACGCCCCGGGGCGAGTTCCGGGTGGGCGGCAACGTTTCTTTTAACGCTCCTACCCAAACCATTGGCAAGGTAGGATCAACCCTAAAATCGGCCGCCGAGAACCTGGCCAATAAAGCGGCTAACGACACCGTAAACTACAACCAGACGGTAGAAAAGCTGCAGGTGGCCGCCATTGCCTACGCCCTCGACCCAGTGCGGCCATCCTCCGACCTCTACCTGCGCTACGGGGTTGTCGAGCGCATCGATGTGGGCTACAAATATGCCTTCGGCTCCCACGTTTTCGACGCCATGTATCAGTTTATGGGCCCCACGGGCACGCCTGAAAATCCCGGCAGCCGGGAGGCGGGCGCCACCTACGGCAGCATTGGCCTGCAGTACGCCACGCAGCGGGCCAAGCTGCCCAACATCCCGTTTCTGGATGATGTGAACACGCTCCTCGGCTTCAAGGCTACCCGCCACGATGTGCTGGTGCCACTGGTATTTAGCAAATCCTTGGGCGTGGAAGAGGAAATTGGGGCTATTTCCTACGGGCTGGTGTACGCGCATACGTTTCTACGCTACGGACTCACGCCGGGCAACCTTTACAACGGCCCCGGCAGCAGCTACGTGACGGGCAAAGTGCCGGAGCTGCCCACGGCCCGGCGCAACTTCAGCTCCTTCGGGGCCTTCTTTAATGCCAAGTTGGGCTACCGCTACGCCTACGTCATTCCGGCCCTTTCGGTGTACTACCAGAACTACGGCGAGTTCCAGCTGCTGAACAACAAAACCACCAAGCTCAGCGGCTTTACCTTCATTCCGAGCCTGGGCCTGCAGTTCCGTGTGCCCTCGGGCCGCCGCTAACGGCCTTATGGCGCACAAAAAAGCCTGGCCTACTGGTCGGGCTTTTTTGTGCACAACTCATCGGCGCCGCTTCCCTACCTCTACCCCGGTTGCAGTACTTTCGCTGCATCATATTAGGAGTTACGCAATGAATATTCTGTACGGAGTGCCCGGCGAAGGGCTGGGCCATGCCACCCGCAGCAAAGTAGTAATCGGTCACCTGCTCAGCCAGGGCCACAACGTGTGCGTGGTGAGCAGCTCGCGGGCCTACCACATGCTAGCGGCCAACTTTCCCGGCCGGGTTCACGAAATCCGGGGTTTCCACCTGGCCTATAAAGACCTGACGGTGTCTAAGTCGCGCACGGCGACGCTTACCCTGCGCTCAGCCCCTGAGAACCTGCGGGTGAACTTTCGCAAGTACCGGGAGCTACTCTGCGACTTCGAGCCCGAGGTGGTTATTTCCGATTTCGAGTCGTTCAGCTTTCTGTTTGCCAAGTGGAAGGGCCTACCCGTTATCAGCATTGATAACATGCAGATTATCAGTCGAGCCCAGCTAGATGTGCCGGTGCCGCCCCAGGAGCGGCAAAACCTGGCCCTGGCCCGGCAGATTGTGCGGGCCAAGCTGCCGGGCAGCCGCCACTACCTAGTTTCCACCTTCTTCCGCCTGCCCCTGAGTAAGGAGCGCACCACGCTGGTAGCGCCCATTCTGCGGCCCGAGGTG of Hymenobacter sublimis contains these proteins:
- a CDS encoding DUF4136 domain-containing protein, with translation MKLLVTLLTSGSLLLSGCLMSREARVESDYSYAGQFRHYRTYEFISGDGINSDSSRLGEAVRDAIRTRMKIQGYRPTRRRPDLLVNFRLFEGDMRFRGYSQDDFTKWVQNGNTEDEDTPKDARKGYQPVRLLLSEGTLLVTLIDNRTNRAVWNGYASGVSVPSGPQGEIVLRRSVRSIFDQYHVFTAGYLQGNNAAEEGN
- a CDS encoding XdhC family protein, whose amino-acid sequence is MISAAASFASVPRDLPVWEHAAACLRQQVGVALLCVLDSQGSSPGRQGFKMAVTADMLVGSIGGGIMEHKFVELARTLLVTPEAKPVLRHQIHRKEAPANRSGLICSGEQWVLVFPLRAADLETLERTVRALRTHAGGQLQLSAGRGLELHPTTSVADFHFTSNGPDWQYTERLGFRDHAILVGAGHVGLALSRVLATLNFELTVLDDRPGLNTQLQNPFAHHKRTISYERLAQEIPEGSAQYVVLMTFGYRTDLIALRQLLQRRVRYVGVMGSAAKIQELLTTLRAEGVPENVLARVHAPIGLPIHSRTPEEIAISIAAELIQERNRPLG
- a CDS encoding xanthine dehydrogenase molybdopterin binding subunit, producing MNHLDPARHVRGESQYLDDIPVQHGTLYAAVVESPVAHGQLLSVDVAAALQQPGVVRIITAQDIPGENQIGGIVPDEPLLAEGHVHFRGQPVALVLAESEHAAQAALPHIRLDIAPLPVTVDPRTAAAQGELIVPPRTFRLGDSGSAWAGCAHVFEGVAESGGQEHLYIETQGAYAFPTEMGGVRIVSSTQGPTAVQRHTARVLGVGMHQVEVDVTRLGGGFGGKEDQATPWGALAGLGAFVVRRPVKLVLDRMADMRMTGKRHPYSSDFKIGLDADLKIVAYEATFFQNAGAAADLSPAVLERTLFHATNTYFIPNVTATAYSCRTNLPPNTAFRGFGGPQGMFVIESAIACAAEQLGLAASEIQRRNLLREGDLFPYRQPTEGCHAEQAWDTAATLYNLPTLRREVEEFNRAHKLVKKGLAVMPICFGISFTKTAMNQARALVHIYTDGSVGVSTGAVEMGQGVNTKIAQVAARTLGISESRIKVESTNTTRVANTSPSAASATADLNGKATELACLALRERLLRLAATELKLDYEGLHIENEQVLAAGRPADSTWEKLVSAAYWQRISLSENAHYATPDLHFNADTNQGYPFAYHVYGTALTTVRVDCLRGTYEVEAVRIAHDFGQSLNPAIDRGQIEGGAVQGIGWMTLEELVYNEEGRLLSNSLNSYKIPDLYSAPKVLDVHFLDTPGHPRAVLRSKAVGEPPLMYGIGAYFALRDAVRAFRPDAPLPFSAPMTPEKVLLNLYPDAPSTPAAWTSLAQPNYATTSVDS
- a CDS encoding FAD binding domain-containing protein, which encodes MLHFYLNNQLIQTTQPAGSTLLDFVRYNQHLTGTKIGCREGDCGACTVLVGELTPGADIISYQSMTSCLTPLGNAHGKHVVTVEGINAARGALTPVQQAIVAEGGSQCGFCTVGFVMSLTGHALSPKPSTPESVRAAMDGNICRCTGYKSLERAAQHLQEQLTQRPAATSLPWLAAQGFVPSYFADMPGKLATLRDLAAHGNGATPTPAPTGPAGQAETRPQLLGGGTDLLVQRPEQVRAVPVELLYNQPALRGIRRTEAGTIVLGAATTAQQLLESEVMLAALPALPRFLKLVSSTPIRQMGTVAGNFINASPIGDLTILFLALGAEIELENATGQRRGLPLAELYQGYKQLAKAPDEQVREIRFVAPTPTDVFNFEKVSKRTHLDIASVNTAAWLRIQDGVIREARLSAGGVGPIPLLLRRTSEWLAGQPLSAETVQQALALAQQEISPISDVRGTEHYKRLLLRQLLTAHFGEIVNE
- a CDS encoding MJ1255/VC2487 family glycosyltransferase is translated as MNILYGVPGEGLGHATRSKVVIGHLLSQGHNVCVVSSSRAYHMLAANFPGRVHEIRGFHLAYKDLTVSKSRTATLTLRSAPENLRVNFRKYRELLCDFEPEVVISDFESFSFLFAKWKGLPVISIDNMQIISRAQLDVPVPPQERQNLALARQIVRAKLPGSRHYLVSTFFRLPLSKERTTLVAPILRPEVLALQPTRGAHVLVYQSATTQKDLIAQLQQLPDQEFRVYGFNKEENHGNVQLRAFSEQGFLEDLASARAVVTNGGFSLISEAVYLHKPICAVPIPAQFEQFLNAAQVQKLGYGRHFDAITPDNLKAFLYDINRFEAALSTYAQQGNEELFEALEHVLAKVLVEP